One Acidobacteriota bacterium DNA segment encodes these proteins:
- a CDS encoding 3-oxoacyl-[acyl-carrier-protein] synthase III C-terminal domain-containing protein, with amino-acid sequence MPPSPPPRGKPSAAASPGPRIAAVGQGFPAHYYDQEQLLGALESLWGDRFFNPQRLRRLHRNVLVGGRHLALPMERYAELETWGQANDAWIEVALEVGAAAVQDAVARAGLELADIGALIFVTVTGVATPSLDARLINRLGLSPNLTRLPIFGLGCVAGAAGIARATDLVRADPQKVAVLLSVELCSLTLQREDLEVANLIASGLFGDGAAAAVVVGSERAADLAADLAGDEAENALGGWPEILATRSVFYPDSEGVMGWDISERGFRIVLSPEVPTMARDHLCRDVDAFLADHGLGRGDIARWICHPGGPKVLEAMAEGLELPDGALDVTWRSLREVGNLSSSSVLLVLRETLESHRPPAGSYGLLLAMGPGFCSELVLLRW; translated from the coding sequence TTGCCCCCCTCTCCTCCGCCTCGTGGAAAGCCCTCGGCCGCAGCCTCCCCCGGGCCCCGCATCGCCGCCGTGGGCCAGGGCTTCCCGGCTCATTACTACGACCAAGAACAACTCCTCGGCGCTCTCGAATCGCTGTGGGGGGACCGCTTCTTCAACCCCCAGCGGCTGCGCCGGCTGCACCGCAACGTGTTGGTGGGAGGGCGCCACCTGGCGCTGCCCATGGAGCGCTATGCCGAGCTCGAAACCTGGGGTCAGGCCAACGACGCGTGGATCGAAGTGGCCCTGGAGGTCGGTGCCGCGGCGGTACAGGACGCCGTGGCCCGGGCCGGGCTGGAGCTGGCGGACATCGGTGCCCTGATCTTCGTCACCGTTACCGGAGTCGCCACGCCGTCCCTCGACGCCCGGCTGATCAATCGCCTGGGGCTGTCGCCCAATCTCACTCGCTTACCCATCTTCGGCCTCGGCTGCGTCGCCGGCGCCGCCGGCATCGCCCGGGCCACCGACCTGGTGCGCGCCGACCCTCAGAAGGTGGCGGTGCTGCTGTCGGTGGAGCTGTGCTCCCTGACCCTCCAGCGGGAGGACCTGGAAGTAGCCAACCTCATTGCCTCCGGCCTCTTCGGCGACGGCGCGGCGGCGGCGGTGGTGGTGGGGAGTGAGCGGGCTGCGGATCTGGCTGCGGATCTGGCAGGGGACGAAGCGGAGAATGCTCTCGGGGGATGGCCGGAGATTCTCGCCACCCGCTCCGTCTTCTACCCGGACAGCGAGGGGGTCATGGGCTGGGACATCTCCGAGCGCGGCTTCCGCATCGTCCTGTCGCCGGAGGTGCCGACCATGGCCCGGGACCACTTATGCCGGGACGTGGACGCCTTCCTCGCCGATCACGGCTTGGGCCGCGGCGACATCGCCCGCTGGATCTGCCACCCCGGCGGACCCAAGGTCCTGGAGGCCATGGCGGAGGGTTTGGAGCTCCCCGACGGCGCCCTCGACGTGACCTGGAGAAGCTTGCGAGAGGTGGGCAACCTCTCCTCCAGCTCGGTGCTGCTGGTGCTGCGGGAAACCCTGGAAAGCCACCGCCCGCCGGCGGGTAGCTACGGGCTGCTGCTGGCCATGGGCCCGGGTTTCTGCTCCGAGCTGGTGCTGCTACGGTGGTGA
- a CDS encoding radical SAM protein — protein sequence MARDPLPVLAPEEDAAAAPTTALSKTALSKTALSKSEEAAPRVALDSLDTLWFQVAGTLCNLACTHCFVSSSPTNRTHGHLSLERVREVLEEAVALGVKEYYFTGGEAFLNPQMEAILEATLEVGPASVLTNGLLLDAERCQRLKALADASEYSLDLRISLDGYDAESNDAIRGPSTFQRVLDALSNLVAVGLNPVLTVTEVYSDSGSAAGKERFFELLRGLGIDKPRLKVLPVFQIGAEAERGGTYESWQRLRAEDLPEGATDHLQCSSCRMVTEQGVWVCPILVNEPAGRMGEKLADTLGSYPLDHAACWTCHVYGVSCKT from the coding sequence ATGGCTCGCGATCCTCTACCCGTGCTGGCCCCGGAGGAAGACGCCGCGGCGGCCCCGACGACCGCGCTCTCGAAGACTGCGCTCTCGAAGACTGCGCTCTCGAAAAGCGAAGAGGCTGCGCCGCGGGTCGCCTTGGATTCTCTGGACACCCTGTGGTTCCAGGTCGCCGGCACCCTGTGCAATCTCGCCTGCACCCACTGTTTCGTCTCCAGCTCCCCTACCAACCGTACCCACGGCCATTTGTCCCTAGAGCGAGTCCGGGAGGTGCTGGAGGAGGCGGTGGCGCTGGGGGTCAAGGAGTATTACTTCACCGGCGGCGAGGCTTTTCTCAACCCGCAGATGGAGGCCATCCTGGAGGCTACCCTCGAGGTCGGTCCGGCGTCGGTGCTGACCAACGGCCTGCTCCTCGATGCGGAGCGCTGCCAGCGCCTCAAGGCTCTCGCCGACGCCTCGGAGTATTCGCTGGACCTGCGCATCTCCCTCGACGGCTACGACGCCGAGAGCAACGATGCCATCCGCGGCCCGAGCACCTTCCAGCGGGTCCTCGACGCCCTGAGCAACCTGGTGGCGGTGGGTCTCAACCCGGTGCTGACGGTGACCGAGGTGTACAGCGATTCCGGCAGCGCCGCGGGCAAGGAGCGCTTTTTCGAGCTGCTGCGGGGTCTGGGCATCGACAAACCGCGACTCAAGGTGCTGCCGGTTTTCCAGATCGGCGCCGAGGCGGAGCGCGGGGGTACCTACGAGAGCTGGCAGCGGCTGCGTGCCGAGGACCTGCCGGAGGGCGCCACCGACCACCTGCAGTGCAGCTCCTGCCGCATGGTCACCGAGCAGGGAGTGTGGGTGTGTCCAATCCTGGTCAACGAGCCCGCCGGCCGCATGGGCGAGAAGCTGGCGGACACCCTGGGCTCCTATCCCCTGGATCACGCCGCCTGCTGGACCTGCCACGTCTACGGCGTCAGCTGCAAGACCTGA
- a CDS encoding metallophosphoesterase family protein gives MSDPKTPGPDGPPQPDRPPQTDGEAVLRAHRERLAAHRGMATWGEKLVPLAEFRAAAAASGRALTPEERRREVEGFLVKTPDGVPAEGPYSKVAVFGGVYNNHLGLAALLDDARRRGAEAVYCLGDLGGFGPNPEKVWPLLVEAGVATIQGNYEESLASGREDCNCGYTDPRDNHFAEISYRYTAQHCSDEFKAWMGRLPRRRRIRVGDRELLLVHGSPRRINEFLFSSTSPIPFLEMLLRQERCDGILCTHTGIEWHRSLPSGGDVVNVGVIGRPPNDGETAVRYCLLEARGEQLKVELVPLRYDHRALAEEMRQEQLPEEFVETILTGWWTTCLEILPPRERQASRF, from the coding sequence ATGAGCGACCCCAAGACACCCGGACCGGACGGCCCCCCACAACCCGACCGCCCTCCACAAACGGACGGCGAGGCCGTGCTGCGCGCTCACCGGGAACGCCTGGCGGCCCACCGCGGCATGGCCACCTGGGGGGAGAAGCTGGTGCCCTTGGCGGAGTTTCGCGCCGCCGCCGCCGCCAGCGGCCGCGCCCTGACGCCGGAGGAGCGACGGCGGGAGGTGGAGGGCTTCCTGGTCAAGACGCCGGACGGCGTACCGGCGGAGGGGCCGTACTCCAAGGTGGCGGTCTTCGGCGGTGTCTACAACAACCACCTGGGACTAGCGGCGCTGCTCGACGACGCCCGGCGGCGAGGCGCCGAGGCGGTGTACTGCCTGGGCGACCTGGGAGGCTTTGGCCCCAACCCGGAAAAGGTCTGGCCGCTGCTGGTGGAGGCGGGCGTTGCCACCATCCAGGGCAATTACGAGGAGTCCCTGGCCAGCGGCCGGGAGGACTGCAACTGCGGCTACACCGATCCCCGGGACAATCACTTCGCCGAGATTTCTTATCGCTACACCGCCCAGCATTGCTCCGACGAGTTCAAGGCCTGGATGGGTCGGCTGCCGCGGCGCCGGCGCATCCGGGTGGGAGATCGGGAGCTCTTGCTGGTCCACGGCTCGCCGCGGCGGATCAACGAGTTCCTCTTCTCTTCCACCTCGCCGATACCGTTCCTCGAGATGTTGCTGCGCCAGGAGCGCTGCGACGGCATCCTGTGTACCCACACCGGCATCGAATGGCATCGCTCGCTGCCCTCCGGCGGCGACGTGGTCAATGTCGGCGTCATCGGCCGGCCCCCCAACGACGGGGAGACAGCGGTACGCTATTGCTTGCTGGAGGCTAGAGGCGAACAGCTGAAGGTAGAGCTGGTGCCCCTGAGATACGATCATCGGGCGCTGGCGGAAGAGATGCGGCAGGAGCAGCTGCCGGAGGAGTTCGTCGAGACCATCCTCACCGGCTGGTGGACCACCTGCCTGGAAATCCTGCCGCCGCGGGAGCGCCAGGCTTCGCGTTTCTAG
- a CDS encoding flavoprotein, with translation MSQNLEQLPVAVLGAGPIGIEAALALADAGRLFVLLEAGDRVAASVRRWGHVRLFTPWSLDVSPRLRRHLEAAGHVVPDSEECPTGAELSAQVLEPAARLPVVAEHLLLGLRVLEIGRRGLLKHEEIGSAERGRRPFRLLVEDAAGRQSTLEAAAVLDCTGTYDQPNALGEAGIAAPGESAAGERIVRHIPDLTVEADEWASRRILLVGAGHSAQTAARDLAGLAEERPGTEVVWALRGEAPPKPLPGDALPDRARLARDAAELARGDGPLEMRRGVTVDAVEAPDDVSVPLRVWLRPMGNGTEPEMLEIDRILSLTGYVGDHRLYRQLQVHECYATCGPIKLAAALLGSASEDCLTAGGQDASTLVNPEPGFFILGSKSYGRNTTFLLRSGWRQVDDALALLAGEGS, from the coding sequence ATGAGTCAGAACCTGGAGCAACTCCCCGTCGCCGTTCTCGGCGCCGGCCCCATCGGAATCGAGGCGGCCCTCGCCCTGGCGGACGCCGGGCGGCTCTTCGTGCTGCTGGAGGCCGGGGACCGGGTCGCCGCCAGCGTCCGCCGCTGGGGCCACGTGCGCCTCTTCACGCCCTGGAGCCTCGACGTCTCGCCGCGCCTGCGCCGGCATCTGGAAGCCGCTGGCCACGTGGTGCCGGACAGCGAGGAATGCCCCACCGGTGCCGAGCTGTCGGCTCAGGTGCTGGAGCCGGCGGCGCGGCTGCCAGTGGTGGCGGAGCATCTGCTCCTGGGGCTGCGGGTGCTGGAGATCGGCCGCCGGGGACTCCTCAAGCACGAGGAGATCGGCTCCGCCGAGCGCGGCCGCCGGCCCTTCCGCCTGCTGGTGGAGGATGCCGCAGGGCGCCAAAGCACCCTCGAGGCCGCCGCCGTTCTCGACTGTACCGGCACCTACGATCAGCCCAACGCGCTCGGAGAGGCAGGCATCGCCGCCCCCGGCGAGAGCGCCGCCGGCGAGCGCATCGTTCGCCACATCCCGGACCTGACGGTGGAGGCGGACGAATGGGCCAGCCGCCGCATCCTGTTGGTGGGAGCGGGCCATTCCGCCCAAACCGCCGCCCGCGACCTCGCCGGGCTGGCGGAGGAGCGCCCCGGCACCGAAGTGGTGTGGGCGCTGCGCGGTGAGGCACCGCCGAAACCCCTGCCCGGCGACGCGCTGCCGGACCGCGCCCGGCTGGCCCGGGACGCCGCCGAGCTGGCCCGCGGCGACGGGCCCCTGGAAATGCGCCGGGGTGTGACGGTGGATGCAGTGGAAGCTCCCGACGATGTCAGCGTTCCGCTCCGGGTCTGGTTGCGCCCGATGGGAAACGGCACCGAGCCGGAGATGCTGGAAATCGATCGCATCCTCTCCCTCACCGGCTACGTCGGCGACCATCGCCTCTACCGCCAGCTGCAGGTCCACGAATGCTATGCCACCTGCGGCCCCATCAAGCTCGCCGCCGCGCTGCTGGGAAGCGCTAGCGAGGACTGCCTCACCGCCGGCGGCCAGGACGCCAGCACCCTGGTCAACCCGGAGCCGGGTTTCTTCATCCTCGGTTCGAAATCCTACGGCCGCAACACCACCTTCCTGCTGCGCAGCGGCTGGCGGCAGGTGGACGATGCCCTGGCCCTGCTGGCAGGAGAAGGTTCATGA
- the hemH gene encoding ferrochelatase: MNYQGEADFAHGEIPAVGVLLTNLGTPDAPTTPALRRYLREFLSDPRVIEIPAWKWQVILNLFVLTTRPAKSAEAYRTVWTDEGSPLLLITRRQAAGVEERLHRVVSSPLHVAIGMRYGNPSVASGLRELREKGCRRILLLPLYPQYAAATTASTVDAVTEELRSWRWVPELRTVHQYHDDPAYIDALAASLREGWGEDGPAEKLIFSFHGIPKRYFLGGDPYHCQSHKTARLVAEALELPKERYEVCFQSLFGKEEWIKPYTIDTVTAMAKSGVKSLDVVCPGFSADCLETLEEIDGENREAFEHNGGERFRYIPALNDRPDHLDALAGVVHRNLAGWVQGPSEWDGDAAEKDASASRQRAEELARCPVHADGGYGQ, from the coding sequence ATGAACTATCAAGGCGAGGCGGATTTCGCCCACGGCGAGATTCCTGCCGTCGGCGTGCTGCTGACCAATCTGGGCACTCCCGACGCTCCCACCACCCCGGCGCTACGGCGCTATCTGCGGGAGTTTCTCTCCGACCCGCGGGTGATCGAGATTCCGGCCTGGAAGTGGCAAGTGATCCTAAACCTCTTCGTCCTCACCACCCGGCCGGCGAAGTCCGCCGAGGCCTACCGCACGGTGTGGACCGACGAGGGCTCGCCGCTGCTGCTGATCACCCGCCGCCAGGCCGCCGGCGTCGAAGAGCGCCTGCACCGGGTGGTGAGCAGCCCGCTGCACGTGGCCATCGGCATGCGCTACGGCAACCCGTCGGTGGCCAGCGGGCTGAGGGAGCTGCGGGAGAAGGGCTGCCGGCGCATCCTGCTGCTACCCCTCTACCCCCAATACGCCGCCGCCACCACCGCGTCCACCGTCGACGCGGTGACCGAAGAGCTGCGCTCCTGGCGCTGGGTTCCGGAGCTGCGGACGGTGCACCAATACCACGACGACCCCGCCTACATCGACGCCCTGGCCGCCAGCCTGCGGGAGGGCTGGGGTGAGGACGGGCCGGCGGAGAAGCTGATCTTCTCCTTCCACGGAATCCCCAAGCGCTATTTCCTCGGCGGCGATCCCTACCACTGCCAAAGCCACAAGACGGCGCGGCTGGTGGCGGAAGCGTTGGAGCTGCCCAAGGAGCGCTACGAGGTCTGCTTCCAAAGCCTCTTCGGCAAGGAGGAGTGGATCAAGCCCTACACCATCGACACCGTCACCGCCATGGCCAAGAGCGGTGTCAAGAGTCTAGACGTCGTCTGCCCGGGCTTTTCCGCCGATTGCCTGGAGACCCTGGAGGAGATCGACGGTGAAAACCGCGAGGCCTTCGAGCACAACGGCGGCGAACGCTTCCGCTACATCCCGGCCCTGAACGACCGTCCGGACCACCTCGACGCCCTCGCCGGCGTCGTGCACCGGAATCTCGCCGGCTGGGTCCAGGGTCCCTCGGAGTGGGACGGAGATGCGGCGGAGAAGGATGCCTCGGCCTCCCGGCAGCGAGCGGAGGAGCTGGCGCGGTGCCCGGTGCACGCGGACGGTGGTTACGGCCAATAA
- a CDS encoding HAD-IA family hydrolase, translating into MSPRPYELLVFDWDGTLIDSIGTIVACTQATLNELQLPPLPEQSIRQTIGLGLKETLETLLPDADRALAERVREVYFQHWVTTYCNQPLLFPDIEPLLTGLAEAGYVMAVATGKSRRGLERDMNRIGLRELFATTRTVDEAHSKPHPQMLLDVLDDLGVRAEDALMIGDTTHDLRMAEAARVAAVAVAGGSQPRSILEELAPLACLDTVHQLPEWLHERRPGAKDPAAADQPATSS; encoded by the coding sequence ATGAGCCCCCGACCCTACGAGCTCCTGGTCTTCGACTGGGACGGCACCCTCATCGACTCCATCGGCACCATCGTCGCCTGCACCCAGGCGACCCTGAACGAGCTGCAGCTGCCGCCGTTGCCGGAGCAGTCGATTCGCCAGACCATCGGCTTGGGGCTGAAGGAAACGCTGGAAACCCTGCTGCCGGACGCCGACCGGGCGCTGGCGGAGCGGGTGCGGGAGGTCTACTTCCAGCATTGGGTCACCACCTACTGCAACCAGCCCCTGCTCTTCCCGGATATCGAGCCCCTGCTCACCGGCCTGGCGGAGGCGGGCTACGTGATGGCGGTGGCCACCGGCAAGAGCCGCCGGGGCCTGGAGCGAGATATGAACCGCATCGGTCTGCGGGAGCTCTTCGCCACCACCCGCACCGTCGACGAGGCCCATTCCAAGCCCCATCCTCAGATGCTCTTGGATGTTCTGGACGATCTGGGAGTGCGCGCCGAGGACGCCCTGATGATCGGCGATACCACCCACGATCTGCGCATGGCCGAGGCCGCCCGGGTCGCGGCGGTGGCGGTGGCCGGCGGCTCCCAGCCGCGGTCGATCCTTGAAGAGCTCGCGCCCCTCGCCTGCTTGGACACCGTGCACCAGCTGCCGGAGTGGCTTCATGAGCGCCGGCCCGGGGCCAAGGACCCAGCGGCGGCGGATCAGCCGGCGACATCCTCGTGA
- a CDS encoding NDP-sugar synthase yields the protein MSTQRLRALVLAAGEGRRLRPLTLAAPKPLLPVAGEPIVRHTLAQLAEHGFEAAALNLHHLGDQIPEHLGERHGEMFLVYSREPELLGTLGAAGPLRYFLEPASLMVVVNGDSLCRWPIKSLLKAHKKSEAAATVLVTERADPEPFGGGIGLDAEDRVVSFRRGEDHGTVEKRMVFAGLHVFSPRLLESVEVLDAKKPQPADFVRDLYEPMLRDGQRIQALRTTRDWHDLGTPRRYLEGVLDWTRGRTARRLLHRRSWVAEGAEVHPEAELNTCAIEAGAVVEAGARIENSLLLPGAHVGRDSRVRDAILGFDALLPPTTYVEGRMVNPQTADFTAGPDDSLLGELVYTRL from the coding sequence ATGAGCACTCAACGACTGCGGGCCCTGGTTCTAGCCGCCGGCGAGGGCCGCCGGCTGCGGCCCCTGACCCTCGCCGCTCCCAAGCCCCTGCTGCCGGTGGCTGGCGAGCCCATCGTGCGCCACACCCTGGCGCAGCTGGCGGAGCACGGCTTCGAGGCCGCCGCCCTCAACCTCCATCACCTGGGAGACCAGATTCCCGAGCACCTGGGCGAGCGCCACGGCGAGATGTTCCTTGTCTACTCCCGGGAACCGGAGCTTCTCGGCACCCTGGGGGCAGCGGGCCCGCTACGCTACTTTCTCGAGCCGGCGAGCCTGATGGTGGTGGTCAACGGCGACAGCCTGTGCCGCTGGCCCATCAAGTCGCTGCTCAAGGCGCACAAGAAGAGCGAGGCGGCGGCCACGGTGTTGGTCACCGAGCGCGCCGATCCCGAACCCTTCGGCGGCGGCATCGGTCTCGACGCAGAGGATCGGGTGGTCTCCTTTCGCCGCGGGGAAGACCACGGCACGGTGGAAAAGCGCATGGTCTTTGCCGGCCTCCATGTTTTCTCCCCCCGGCTGCTGGAGTCGGTGGAGGTCCTCGACGCCAAGAAGCCCCAACCGGCAGACTTTGTGCGCGATCTCTACGAGCCCATGCTGCGCGACGGTCAGCGCATCCAGGCGCTGCGCACCACCCGCGACTGGCACGACCTGGGCACCCCCCGGCGCTATCTCGAAGGGGTTCTGGACTGGACCCGCGGGCGCACCGCCCGGCGCCTATTGCACCGCCGCTCGTGGGTGGCGGAAGGTGCCGAGGTGCATCCGGAGGCGGAGCTCAACACCTGTGCCATCGAGGCCGGGGCGGTGGTGGAAGCCGGCGCCCGCATCGAGAACAGCCTGCTGCTGCCGGGGGCCCACGTCGGCCGCGACAGCCGGGTGCGCGACGCCATCCTCGGCTTCGATGCCTTGCTCCCCCCCACCACCTACGTCGAAGGCCGCATGGTCAACCCTCAGACAGCGGACTTCACCGCCGGCCCCGACGACTCGCTGCTCGGCGAGCTGGTCTACACCAGACTGTAA
- a CDS encoding class IV adenylate cyclase, which produces MKRVESPPVEREIKFALDELEALRDRLLELEAERVNAGAFEDNWVLDRNGEIKAGGGVLRLRKDGQGAVMTLKGPATWDGGVKSRSESESRVGSLEGARQLFEGLGYRTVRRYQKVREEWRLGGVIIALDHTPMGDFVEFEGTGAETVARRCGFDLEQAERRSYLDIYDDLQRADPSLPADMLFPDKA; this is translated from the coding sequence ATGAAGCGCGTCGAGTCCCCGCCGGTGGAGCGGGAAATCAAATTCGCTTTGGACGAGCTGGAGGCCCTGCGGGATCGTCTCCTGGAGCTCGAGGCGGAACGGGTCAACGCCGGCGCCTTCGAGGACAATTGGGTCCTCGACCGCAACGGCGAGATCAAAGCCGGCGGTGGTGTGCTGCGGCTGCGCAAGGACGGCCAGGGGGCGGTGATGACCTTGAAGGGTCCTGCCACCTGGGACGGCGGTGTCAAGAGCCGCAGCGAGAGCGAAAGCCGGGTGGGGAGTCTGGAAGGAGCCCGCCAACTCTTCGAAGGCCTCGGCTACCGTACCGTCCGGCGTTACCAGAAGGTGCGGGAGGAATGGCGCCTGGGTGGGGTAATCATCGCCCTCGACCACACCCCCATGGGGGATTTCGTGGAATTCGAGGGCACCGGCGCCGAGACCGTCGCTCGCCGTTGCGGCTTCGACCTGGAACAAGCGGAGCGCCGCTCCTACCTGGATATCTACGACGACCTTCAGCGTGCTGATCCCAGCTTGCCGGCGGACATGCTCTTTCCCGACAAGGCCTGA
- a CDS encoding dipeptidase: MPDSSQNNSQGVLSRIDNEKGTYLEELKDYLRIPSISTDPAYKDDVLRCADWLVARMEDAGLTAERIETDGYPLVYGEWMGAPGKPTVLFYGHYDVQPPDPLDQWRNPPFEPTEEGDLLVARGATDDKGQSFAHLKGVAATLAEHGSLPVNVKFIVEGEEESGGEAIDIFVRQDAGQRLACDCVVVSDSSMYGPGQPSLIYGLKGLAYMEIKVTGPNRDLHSGTFGGAVANPGNALAHILAQLQDRETGKILIDGFYDDVRPLEDWERKEFAALPFDDAGYKAELGVDELWGEAGYSPVERAWARPTCDVNGIWGGYQGAGAKTIIPGTASAKVSMRLVPDQDPKEIARRFTEYVQRIAPTGVTVEVTDHHGGAPVLVEAQGPLVDAALAAAEDVWGKRPVRVREGGSIPIVSTFSQVLEVPVLLLGFGLSDDRLHSPNEKFNISHFYNGVRTVARLLERVGETA; the protein is encoded by the coding sequence ATGCCGGATAGCAGTCAGAACAACAGCCAGGGCGTCTTGAGCCGCATCGACAACGAAAAGGGCACCTACCTGGAGGAGCTCAAGGACTACCTGCGCATTCCATCCATCTCCACCGACCCGGCCTACAAGGACGACGTCCTGCGCTGCGCCGATTGGCTGGTGGCGCGCATGGAGGACGCGGGGCTCACCGCCGAGCGCATCGAAACCGATGGCTATCCGCTGGTCTATGGCGAGTGGATGGGGGCACCGGGCAAGCCGACGGTGCTCTTCTACGGCCACTACGACGTGCAGCCCCCGGATCCCCTGGACCAATGGCGCAACCCTCCCTTCGAGCCGACGGAGGAGGGCGACCTGCTGGTGGCCCGCGGCGCCACCGACGACAAGGGCCAGTCCTTCGCCCACCTCAAGGGCGTGGCGGCGACCCTGGCGGAGCATGGCTCGCTACCGGTGAATGTCAAATTCATCGTCGAGGGCGAGGAAGAATCCGGCGGCGAGGCCATCGACATCTTCGTGCGCCAGGACGCCGGCCAGCGGCTGGCTTGTGATTGCGTGGTGGTTTCCGACAGCTCCATGTACGGCCCCGGTCAGCCGTCGCTGATCTATGGTTTGAAGGGCCTGGCTTACATGGAGATCAAGGTCACCGGCCCCAACCGCGACCTGCACTCCGGCACCTTCGGCGGCGCCGTCGCCAACCCCGGCAACGCCCTGGCCCACATCCTCGCTCAGCTGCAGGATCGGGAAACCGGCAAGATTCTCATCGACGGTTTCTACGACGACGTGCGGCCGCTGGAGGATTGGGAGCGCAAGGAATTCGCCGCCCTGCCCTTCGACGACGCGGGGTACAAGGCCGAGTTGGGAGTCGATGAGCTCTGGGGCGAGGCCGGCTACTCGCCGGTGGAGCGCGCCTGGGCCCGACCCACCTGCGACGTCAACGGCATTTGGGGCGGCTACCAAGGCGCCGGCGCCAAGACCATCATCCCCGGTACCGCCAGCGCCAAGGTCTCCATGCGCTTGGTGCCCGACCAGGATCCCAAAGAGATCGCCCGCCGGTTCACCGAATATGTGCAGCGCATCGCCCCGACGGGAGTCACCGTCGAGGTCACCGACCATCACGGCGGCGCGCCGGTGCTGGTGGAAGCCCAAGGGCCGCTGGTGGATGCGGCCCTCGCTGCCGCCGAGGATGTGTGGGGCAAGCGCCCGGTGCGGGTGCGGGAGGGTGGTTCCATTCCCATCGTCTCGACGTTCTCTCAGGTTCTCGAGGTGCCGGTGCTGCTCCTCGGCTTCGGCCTCTCCGATGACCGCCTGCACTCGCCCAACGAGAAATTCAACATCAGCCACTTCTACAACGGCGTGCGCACCGTCGCACGGCTGCTGGAGCGCGTCGGCGAAACCGCCTGA
- a CDS encoding CPBP family glutamic-type intramembrane protease: MTEERSPAEDSADPGNHPSDRESPSAGGEDGSNHEDGSNHEAEAERETSPSPEDSDPSSESVPPPLPRGQLYRVAWIFYLVLSVVAVVWLGLEDSSRTLCPDSGICLALFVDTARWPLDLGLGLGAALVVIVGWHGACRVSSAAAALERRLAALVGGITTDEALAIALLSGFSEELFFRGAVQGSLGWLLATVLFALMHTGPGRALRMWAIYAFVVGLAFAGLMEWRQNLLAPVVAHVAINGFGLWRLSRSTSGRLQESDGRPQ; encoded by the coding sequence TTGACTGAAGAGCGCAGCCCCGCGGAGGACTCCGCCGACCCAGGGAACCACCCCAGCGACCGGGAGAGTCCCTCCGCCGGTGGGGAAGACGGTTCGAACCACGAAGACGGCTCGAACCACGAAGCCGAGGCGGAGCGAGAGACCTCGCCATCCCCAGAGGACTCTGACCCTTCGTCGGAGTCGGTTCCTCCTCCCTTGCCCCGAGGCCAGCTTTACCGCGTCGCGTGGATCTTCTATCTCGTGCTCTCGGTGGTGGCGGTGGTGTGGCTGGGGCTCGAAGACTCCTCCCGCACCCTCTGCCCCGACTCCGGCATCTGTCTCGCCCTCTTCGTCGACACCGCCCGCTGGCCCCTGGACCTCGGTCTCGGTCTCGGCGCTGCATTGGTGGTCATCGTCGGCTGGCACGGTGCCTGCCGCGTTTCTTCCGCCGCCGCAGCGCTGGAACGCCGGCTGGCGGCCTTGGTAGGGGGCATCACCACCGACGAGGCGCTGGCCATCGCCCTCCTCTCGGGCTTCAGCGAGGAGCTCTTCTTTCGCGGCGCGGTGCAGGGATCCCTCGGCTGGCTTCTCGCCACCGTCCTCTTCGCCCTCATGCATACCGGCCCGGGGCGGGCGCTCCGCATGTGGGCGATCTATGCCTTCGTCGTCGGTCTGGCCTTCGCCGGGCTGATGGAATGGCGGCAGAATCTGCTGGCGCCGGTGGTCGCCCACGTGGCCATCAACGGCTTTGGGCTGTGGCGCCTCAGCCGTTCCACCTCTGGTAGACTTCAGGAGTCTGATGGAAGGCCACAATAG
- the fsa gene encoding fructose-6-phosphate aldolase, protein MKFFLDTADLDEIRTGLDWGMVDGITTNPTLIARQGKPYLPTVREIAQLVPGPVSGEVLATKLDGMLEEAHKLADLADNVVVKVPLTPAGLQAASQLAEDGIATNVTLCFSSAQALLAAKAGATYISPFVGRLDDVGQNGMELIEEVVTVYENYDFDTQVLVASVRHPMHVVQGALLGAHVATIPFKVLGQLYRHPLTDKGLDQFLSDWKSTGRSFDQ, encoded by the coding sequence ATGAAGTTTTTTCTCGATACCGCCGACCTGGACGAAATCCGCACCGGCCTCGATTGGGGGATGGTGGACGGCATCACCACCAACCCCACCCTCATCGCCCGCCAGGGCAAGCCTTATCTGCCGACGGTGCGGGAGATCGCCCAGCTGGTCCCCGGCCCGGTGAGCGGCGAGGTCCTCGCCACCAAGCTCGACGGCATGCTCGAAGAGGCCCACAAGCTGGCCGATCTGGCGGACAACGTGGTGGTCAAGGTACCCCTGACCCCAGCGGGGCTGCAGGCGGCGAGCCAGCTCGCCGAGGACGGCATCGCCACCAACGTCACCCTGTGTTTTTCCTCCGCCCAGGCACTGCTGGCGGCGAAGGCCGGCGCGACCTACATCTCCCCCTTCGTCGGTCGCCTCGACGACGTCGGTCAGAACGGCATGGAGCTGATCGAAGAAGTGGTGACGGTGTACGAGAATTACGACTTCGACACCCAGGTGCTGGTGGCCTCGGTGCGCCACCCCATGCACGTGGTCCAGGGCGCCCTCCTCGGTGCCCATGTGGCGACCATCCCGTTCAAGGTGCTGGGCCAGCTCTATCGCCACCCGCTCACCGACAAAGGCCTCGACCAATTCCTCTCCGACTGGAAGAGCACCGGCCGCAGCTTCGACCAATGA